In Candidatus Edwardsbacteria bacterium, one genomic interval encodes:
- the lysS gene encoding lysine--tRNA ligase, with the protein MSEHLGNQIPERAERIHKLEELKKMGIDLYPYSYQADIKAAEILAAPDQLIESGREVKAAGRIVAIRGHGKAAFLHLSDDSGRIQCYVRQDEVGEENYRAFKLYDLGDFIGVAGKIFRTKTGEVSIHAKEVVLLSKSLLPLPEKFHGLQDVELRYRKRYLDLIANPEVKELFIKRTRFVRAMRDFMDTKGFMEVETPCLELIPGGADAQPFSTHHNTLDIDMFLRISLELHLKRLIVGGYQKVYEMGRVFRNEGMSPQHLQEFTMMEFYWAYADYNQLMPLVEEMYITLLEKTFGSLEIKFEDQALNFKGPWPRYDYRQLLIDKSGVDLDQYPTTESLIPKLKEMGLKPDPKLGRGRLIDQLYKKFVRPELIQPCFLIDHPLDVSPLAKKHPTREGYVQRFQVLFAGAEVGNGFSELNDPLDQRARFEEQARLREKGDAEAQMYDRDFVEALEHGMPPCGGFGVGLDRFFAIVSNSSSVREVVFFPTMKPE; encoded by the coding sequence ATGTCCGAACATTTGGGAAACCAGATCCCGGAAAGGGCCGAGAGAATCCATAAGCTTGAAGAACTGAAAAAGATGGGGATAGATCTCTACCCCTATTCCTATCAGGCCGACATCAAGGCGGCCGAGATACTGGCCGCCCCAGACCAGCTGATCGAATCGGGACGCGAGGTTAAGGCGGCCGGCCGGATAGTGGCCATCCGGGGGCACGGCAAGGCCGCCTTTCTGCACCTGTCGGACGACAGCGGCAGGATACAATGCTACGTCCGCCAGGACGAGGTGGGCGAAGAGAACTACAGGGCCTTCAAGCTGTACGATCTGGGTGACTTCATCGGCGTGGCGGGAAAGATCTTCCGGACCAAGACCGGGGAGGTAAGCATCCACGCCAAGGAAGTGGTCCTGCTGTCCAAGTCCCTGCTGCCCCTGCCGGAAAAATTTCACGGCCTGCAGGATGTGGAGCTGCGCTACCGCAAGAGATACCTGGACCTGATCGCCAACCCGGAGGTCAAAGAGCTGTTCATCAAGCGCACCAGATTCGTCAGGGCCATGCGCGATTTCATGGATACCAAGGGGTTCATGGAGGTGGAGACGCCCTGCCTGGAGCTGATCCCCGGCGGGGCGGACGCCCAGCCCTTCAGCACCCATCACAATACCCTGGACATCGACATGTTCCTGCGGATATCGCTGGAGCTTCACCTAAAGCGGCTGATCGTGGGCGGATATCAGAAGGTCTACGAGATGGGCCGGGTGTTCCGCAACGAGGGGATGAGCCCCCAGCATCTGCAGGAATTCACCATGATGGAGTTCTACTGGGCCTACGCCGATTACAACCAGCTGATGCCCCTGGTGGAGGAGATGTACATAACCCTGCTGGAGAAGACCTTCGGCAGCCTGGAGATCAAATTCGAGGACCAGGCGCTCAATTTCAAAGGCCCCTGGCCCCGGTATGACTACCGCCAGCTGCTGATAGACAAGTCCGGGGTGGACCTGGACCAGTATCCCACCACCGAATCGCTGATACCCAAGCTCAAGGAGATGGGCCTCAAGCCCGATCCCAAGCTGGGACGGGGGCGCCTGATAGACCAGCTTTATAAAAAATTCGTCCGGCCGGAGCTCATTCAGCCGTGCTTCCTGATAGACCATCCGCTGGACGTCTCTCCGCTGGCCAAGAAACACCCCACTAGGGAAGGGTATGTCCAGCGCTTCCAAGTGCTGTTCGCCGGGGCCGAGGTGGGCAACGGCTTCTCCGAGCTCAACGATCCGCTGGACCAGAGGGCCAGGTTCGAGGAGCAGGCCCGGCTGCGGGAGAAGGGCGATGCCGAGGCCCAGATGTACGACCGGGATTTCGTGGAGGCCCTGGAACACGGGATGCCGCCCTGCGGCGGGTTCGGGGTGGGGCTGGATAGATTCTTCGCCATCGTCAGCAATTCCTCCTCGGTGCGGGAGGTCGTATTCTTCCCCACCATGAAGCCGGAATGA